One window of Populus nigra chromosome 5, ddPopNigr1.1, whole genome shotgun sequence genomic DNA carries:
- the LOC133694420 gene encoding uncharacterized protein LOC133694420, translating to MNPSEKKNGQVVAQPKDGNSIPTPRPPLSPPQPFHSQSSRYHTIQAIPREVAGRRVSAREREQGRIPAVVFPQSLLDKNPSNGLTSRKRLLTTEKKQIQAILKSVQLPFFCSTTFPLQVRAGSGSSVLLESGTVLPIKIHRSEKTGKILNLVFVWADEGTELKVDVPVVFKGEENCPGLKKGGHLKMIRSTLKYICPAEQIPQKIEVDVSNLDIEDRVYMRDIEVHPSLKPLSKNENLPICKCVATNLDSPEPVATNLERPEPAEV from the exons atgaatCCATCTGAG aaaaaaaatggccaAGTGGTGGCGCAGCCTAAGGACGGCAATTCAATACCCACGCCACGACCGCCTCTATCACCACCGCAACCATTTCACTCCCAATCTTCACGTTACCACACAATCCAAGCAATACCTCGAGAGGTTGCAGGCAGAAGAGTGTCAGCTAGAGAAAGAGAGCAAGGCAGAATCCCTGCTGTTGTTTTTCCTCAAAGTCTTCTTGATAAAAACCCATCGAACGGATTGACCTCAAGAAAGAGACTACTGACTACTGAGAAAAAACAGATTCAAGCCATTCTTAAGTCCGTACAACTCCCCTTCTTTTGCTCCACTACTTTCCCTCTTCAGGTTCGAGCTGGGTCTGGGTCCTCGGTGTTGCTTGAATCCGGAACTGTATTGCCCATTAAG ATACATAGGTCTGAAAAGACAGGGAAAATATTGAATTTGGTGTTTGTTTGGGCTGATGAGGGAACGGAACTGAAAGTTGACGTGCCTGTTGTTttcaaaggagaagaaaattgtccTGGTCTTAAGAAAG GAGGCCATTTGAAGATGATCAGAAGTACTCTAAAATATATTTGCCCAGCTGAACAAATTCCTCAAAAAATTGAGGTGGATGTAAGCAATCTAGATATTGAAGATAGAGTATACATGCGTGATATTGAGGTTCATCCATCGTTGAAGCCTCTGAGTAAGAATGAGAACTTGCCTATATGTAAGTGTGTGGCAACAAATTTGGATAGCCCAGAACCTGTGGCAACGAATTTGGAAAGGCCAGAACCTGCAGAGGTATAG